A single genomic interval of Macadamia integrifolia cultivar HAES 741 chromosome 6, SCU_Mint_v3, whole genome shotgun sequence harbors:
- the LOC122081916 gene encoding bifunctional riboflavin biosynthesis protein RIBA 1, chloroplastic-like isoform X1: MASIFNLSCFTRAFFCSQGYKNSNWINGLHFMNPFVMNVKTSNVALVNLSRSLCFSLKGNGEVRATLISGEGGLLSYPKGGTVTGQSTLLMGRRVLRLEMQPDAILFGTLATETVPSTDAFVVDADEQDLDHPTAGFSSIPEAIKDISQGKMVIVVDDEDRENEGDLIMAGSLVTTEAMAFIVKHGTGIVCVSMKAEDLERLQLPLMVTHKENEEKLRTAFTVSVDAKRGTTTGVSARDRATTILALASRDSKPEDFNRPGHIFPLKYREGGVLKRAGHTEASVDLATLAGLEPAALLCEVVDDDGSMARLPKLQQFAKRENLKIISVADLIRYRRKRERLVERASAAPLPLKWGPFTAYCYKSLLDGIEHIAMVKGAIGDGQDILVRVHSECLTGDIFGSARCDCGRQLALAMKQIEAAGRGVLVYLRGHEGRGIGLGHKLRAYNLQDDGRDTVEANEELGLPVDSREYGIGAQILRDLGVRTMNLMTNNPAKYVGLKGYGLSVAGRVPLLTPITIENKRYLETKRAKMGHIYNPEFIKNLNGRPGGKSILDKPSEEDNNDDVKPPDGVAES, translated from the exons GGGGTACAAAAACTCTAATTGGATcaatggattacactttatgaaTCCATTTGTCATGAATGTGAAGACATCAAATGTGGCCCTGGTGAATCTGAGTAGAAGCTTGTGCTTCAGTCTCAAGGGCAATGGTGAAGTAAGGGCTACATTGATTTCTGGAGAAGGTGGTCTCCTATCTTATCCCAAAGGTGGTACAGTGACTGGACAAAGTACTTTATTGATGGGGAGAAGggtgttgagacttgagatgCAACCTGATGCAATACTATTTGGAACACTTGCAACAGAGACAGTTCCTTCAACTGATGCTTTTGTTGTTGATGCAGATGAACAGGATCTGGATCACCCTACAGCAGGGTTCTCTTCCATCCCAGAGGCAATCAAAGACATCAGCCAAGGCAAG ATGGTCATTGTTGTAGATGATGAAGACagagaaaatgagggagatTTGATAATGGCAGGATCCTTGGTGACAACTGAAGCTATGGCATTTATTGTAAAACATGGAACTGGAATTGTATGTGTAAGTATGAAAGCAGAAGACCTAGAAAGGTTACAACTTCCTTTGATGGTAACACATAAGGAGAATGAGGAAAAACTTCGTACAGCATTCACAGTGTCAGTG GATGCGAAACGTGGTACGACCACAGGAGTATCAGCTCGTGATAGGGCAACAACAATATTGGCTCTTGCCTCTAGAGATTCAAAACCTGAAGATTTCAATCGTCCAGGTCATATCTTTCCTCTGAAGTACAGGGAGGGAGGCGTTCTGAAAAGAGCTGGACATACAGAAGCTTCTGTCGATCTTGCCACGTTGGCTGGGTTAGAACCAGCTGCTTTACTTTGTGAGGTTGTAGATGATGATGGTTCCATGGCTCGACTACCAAAGCTCCAACAGTTTGCAAAGAGAGAGAACTTGAAGATCATCTCTGTTGCTGATTTAATCAG GTataggaggaagagagagaggttggTGGAGAGGGCTTCTGCTGCTCCATTGCCGCTGAAGTGGGGCCCATTCACAGCATACTGTTATAAATCACTGCTAGATGGTATCGAGCATATTGCTATGGTTAAA GGTGCTATTGGGGATGGGCAGGACATTCTTGTACGGGTACACTCTGAGTGCCTCACTGGAGACATATTTGGGTCAGCTAGGTGCGACTGTGGGCGTCAGCTGGCACTTGCAATGAAGCAGATTGAAGCAGCTGGTAGGGGTGTGTTGGTTTACCTCCGTGGACATGAGGGAAGGGGCATTGGCTTGGGCCACAAACTTCGTGCCTACAATTTGCAGGATGATGGACGTGACACTGTGGAAGCTAATGAAGAGCTAGGATTGCCTGTTGATTCGAGAGAGTATGGGATTGGTGCTCAG ATATTGAGAGATCTGGGTGTTCGTACAATGAACTTGATGACTAACAATCCCGCAAAGTATGTTGGACTCAAAGGCTATGGTTTGTCAGTTGCGGGCAGGGTGCCGTTGTTAACCCCGATAACAATAGAGAACAAAAGATACTTGGAGACAAAACGTGCAAAAATGGGGCATATTTACAATCCTGAATTCATTAAAAATCTTAATGGCCGCCCAGGTGGAAAATCAATTCTTGATAAGCCATCAGAAGAAGATAACAATGATGATGTTAAGCCACCTGATGGAGTAGCTGAGTCATAA
- the LOC122081916 gene encoding bifunctional riboflavin biosynthesis protein RIBA 1, chloroplastic-like isoform X3 — protein sequence MASIFNLSCFTRAFFCSQGYKNSNWINGLHFMNPFVMNVKTSNVALVNLSRSLCFSLKGNGEVRATLISGEGGLLSYPKDEQDLDHPTAGFSSIPEAIKDISQGKMVIVVDDEDRENEGDLIMAGSLVTTEAMAFIVKHGTGIVCVSMKAEDLERLQLPLMVTHKENEEKLRTAFTVSVDAKRGTTTGVSARDRATTILALASRDSKPEDFNRPGHIFPLKYREGGVLKRAGHTEASVDLATLAGLEPAALLCEVVDDDGSMARLPKLQQFAKRENLKIISVADLIRYRRKRERLVERASAAPLPLKWGPFTAYCYKSLLDGIEHIAMVKGAIGDGQDILVRVHSECLTGDIFGSARCDCGRQLALAMKQIEAAGRGVLVYLRGHEGRGIGLGHKLRAYNLQDDGRDTVEANEELGLPVDSREYGIGAQILRDLGVRTMNLMTNNPAKYVGLKGYGLSVAGRVPLLTPITIENKRYLETKRAKMGHIYNPEFIKNLNGRPGGKSILDKPSEEDNNDDVKPPDGVAES from the exons GGGGTACAAAAACTCTAATTGGATcaatggattacactttatgaaTCCATTTGTCATGAATGTGAAGACATCAAATGTGGCCCTGGTGAATCTGAGTAGAAGCTTGTGCTTCAGTCTCAAGGGCAATGGTGAAGTAAGGGCTACATTGATTTCTGGAGAAGGTGGTCTCCTATCTTATCCCAAAG ATGAACAGGATCTGGATCACCCTACAGCAGGGTTCTCTTCCATCCCAGAGGCAATCAAAGACATCAGCCAAGGCAAG ATGGTCATTGTTGTAGATGATGAAGACagagaaaatgagggagatTTGATAATGGCAGGATCCTTGGTGACAACTGAAGCTATGGCATTTATTGTAAAACATGGAACTGGAATTGTATGTGTAAGTATGAAAGCAGAAGACCTAGAAAGGTTACAACTTCCTTTGATGGTAACACATAAGGAGAATGAGGAAAAACTTCGTACAGCATTCACAGTGTCAGTG GATGCGAAACGTGGTACGACCACAGGAGTATCAGCTCGTGATAGGGCAACAACAATATTGGCTCTTGCCTCTAGAGATTCAAAACCTGAAGATTTCAATCGTCCAGGTCATATCTTTCCTCTGAAGTACAGGGAGGGAGGCGTTCTGAAAAGAGCTGGACATACAGAAGCTTCTGTCGATCTTGCCACGTTGGCTGGGTTAGAACCAGCTGCTTTACTTTGTGAGGTTGTAGATGATGATGGTTCCATGGCTCGACTACCAAAGCTCCAACAGTTTGCAAAGAGAGAGAACTTGAAGATCATCTCTGTTGCTGATTTAATCAG GTataggaggaagagagagaggttggTGGAGAGGGCTTCTGCTGCTCCATTGCCGCTGAAGTGGGGCCCATTCACAGCATACTGTTATAAATCACTGCTAGATGGTATCGAGCATATTGCTATGGTTAAA GGTGCTATTGGGGATGGGCAGGACATTCTTGTACGGGTACACTCTGAGTGCCTCACTGGAGACATATTTGGGTCAGCTAGGTGCGACTGTGGGCGTCAGCTGGCACTTGCAATGAAGCAGATTGAAGCAGCTGGTAGGGGTGTGTTGGTTTACCTCCGTGGACATGAGGGAAGGGGCATTGGCTTGGGCCACAAACTTCGTGCCTACAATTTGCAGGATGATGGACGTGACACTGTGGAAGCTAATGAAGAGCTAGGATTGCCTGTTGATTCGAGAGAGTATGGGATTGGTGCTCAG ATATTGAGAGATCTGGGTGTTCGTACAATGAACTTGATGACTAACAATCCCGCAAAGTATGTTGGACTCAAAGGCTATGGTTTGTCAGTTGCGGGCAGGGTGCCGTTGTTAACCCCGATAACAATAGAGAACAAAAGATACTTGGAGACAAAACGTGCAAAAATGGGGCATATTTACAATCCTGAATTCATTAAAAATCTTAATGGCCGCCCAGGTGGAAAATCAATTCTTGATAAGCCATCAGAAGAAGATAACAATGATGATGTTAAGCCACCTGATGGAGTAGCTGAGTCATAA
- the LOC122081916 gene encoding bifunctional riboflavin biosynthesis protein RIBA 1, chloroplastic-like isoform X2 produces MASIFNLSCFTRAFFCSQGYKNSNWINGLHFMNPFVMNVKTSNVALVNLSRSLCFSLKGNGEVRATLISGEGGLLSYPKGGTVTGQSTLLMNRIWITLQQGSLPSQRQSKTSAKMVIVVDDEDRENEGDLIMAGSLVTTEAMAFIVKHGTGIVCVSMKAEDLERLQLPLMVTHKENEEKLRTAFTVSVDAKRGTTTGVSARDRATTILALASRDSKPEDFNRPGHIFPLKYREGGVLKRAGHTEASVDLATLAGLEPAALLCEVVDDDGSMARLPKLQQFAKRENLKIISVADLIRYRRKRERLVERASAAPLPLKWGPFTAYCYKSLLDGIEHIAMVKGAIGDGQDILVRVHSECLTGDIFGSARCDCGRQLALAMKQIEAAGRGVLVYLRGHEGRGIGLGHKLRAYNLQDDGRDTVEANEELGLPVDSREYGIGAQILRDLGVRTMNLMTNNPAKYVGLKGYGLSVAGRVPLLTPITIENKRYLETKRAKMGHIYNPEFIKNLNGRPGGKSILDKPSEEDNNDDVKPPDGVAES; encoded by the exons GGGGTACAAAAACTCTAATTGGATcaatggattacactttatgaaTCCATTTGTCATGAATGTGAAGACATCAAATGTGGCCCTGGTGAATCTGAGTAGAAGCTTGTGCTTCAGTCTCAAGGGCAATGGTGAAGTAAGGGCTACATTGATTTCTGGAGAAGGTGGTCTCCTATCTTATCCCAAAGGTGGTACAGTGACTGGACAAAGTACTTTATTG ATGAACAGGATCTGGATCACCCTACAGCAGGGTTCTCTTCCATCCCAGAGGCAATCAAAGACATCAGCCAAG ATGGTCATTGTTGTAGATGATGAAGACagagaaaatgagggagatTTGATAATGGCAGGATCCTTGGTGACAACTGAAGCTATGGCATTTATTGTAAAACATGGAACTGGAATTGTATGTGTAAGTATGAAAGCAGAAGACCTAGAAAGGTTACAACTTCCTTTGATGGTAACACATAAGGAGAATGAGGAAAAACTTCGTACAGCATTCACAGTGTCAGTG GATGCGAAACGTGGTACGACCACAGGAGTATCAGCTCGTGATAGGGCAACAACAATATTGGCTCTTGCCTCTAGAGATTCAAAACCTGAAGATTTCAATCGTCCAGGTCATATCTTTCCTCTGAAGTACAGGGAGGGAGGCGTTCTGAAAAGAGCTGGACATACAGAAGCTTCTGTCGATCTTGCCACGTTGGCTGGGTTAGAACCAGCTGCTTTACTTTGTGAGGTTGTAGATGATGATGGTTCCATGGCTCGACTACCAAAGCTCCAACAGTTTGCAAAGAGAGAGAACTTGAAGATCATCTCTGTTGCTGATTTAATCAG GTataggaggaagagagagaggttggTGGAGAGGGCTTCTGCTGCTCCATTGCCGCTGAAGTGGGGCCCATTCACAGCATACTGTTATAAATCACTGCTAGATGGTATCGAGCATATTGCTATGGTTAAA GGTGCTATTGGGGATGGGCAGGACATTCTTGTACGGGTACACTCTGAGTGCCTCACTGGAGACATATTTGGGTCAGCTAGGTGCGACTGTGGGCGTCAGCTGGCACTTGCAATGAAGCAGATTGAAGCAGCTGGTAGGGGTGTGTTGGTTTACCTCCGTGGACATGAGGGAAGGGGCATTGGCTTGGGCCACAAACTTCGTGCCTACAATTTGCAGGATGATGGACGTGACACTGTGGAAGCTAATGAAGAGCTAGGATTGCCTGTTGATTCGAGAGAGTATGGGATTGGTGCTCAG ATATTGAGAGATCTGGGTGTTCGTACAATGAACTTGATGACTAACAATCCCGCAAAGTATGTTGGACTCAAAGGCTATGGTTTGTCAGTTGCGGGCAGGGTGCCGTTGTTAACCCCGATAACAATAGAGAACAAAAGATACTTGGAGACAAAACGTGCAAAAATGGGGCATATTTACAATCCTGAATTCATTAAAAATCTTAATGGCCGCCCAGGTGGAAAATCAATTCTTGATAAGCCATCAGAAGAAGATAACAATGATGATGTTAAGCCACCTGATGGAGTAGCTGAGTCATAA
- the LOC122081916 gene encoding bifunctional riboflavin biosynthesis protein RIBA 1, chloroplastic-like isoform X5 — protein sequence MNPFVMNVKTSNVALVNLSRSLCFSLKGNGEVRATLISGEGGLLSYPKGGTVTGQSTLLMNRIWITLQQGSLPSQRQSKTSAKMVIVVDDEDRENEGDLIMAGSLVTTEAMAFIVKHGTGIVCVSMKAEDLERLQLPLMVTHKENEEKLRTAFTVSVDAKRGTTTGVSARDRATTILALASRDSKPEDFNRPGHIFPLKYREGGVLKRAGHTEASVDLATLAGLEPAALLCEVVDDDGSMARLPKLQQFAKRENLKIISVADLIRYRRKRERLVERASAAPLPLKWGPFTAYCYKSLLDGIEHIAMVKGAIGDGQDILVRVHSECLTGDIFGSARCDCGRQLALAMKQIEAAGRGVLVYLRGHEGRGIGLGHKLRAYNLQDDGRDTVEANEELGLPVDSREYGIGAQILRDLGVRTMNLMTNNPAKYVGLKGYGLSVAGRVPLLTPITIENKRYLETKRAKMGHIYNPEFIKNLNGRPGGKSILDKPSEEDNNDDVKPPDGVAES from the exons atgaaTCCATTTGTCATGAATGTGAAGACATCAAATGTGGCCCTGGTGAATCTGAGTAGAAGCTTGTGCTTCAGTCTCAAGGGCAATGGTGAAGTAAGGGCTACATTGATTTCTGGAGAAGGTGGTCTCCTATCTTATCCCAAAGGTGGTACAGTGACTGGACAAAGTACTTTATTG ATGAACAGGATCTGGATCACCCTACAGCAGGGTTCTCTTCCATCCCAGAGGCAATCAAAGACATCAGCCAAG ATGGTCATTGTTGTAGATGATGAAGACagagaaaatgagggagatTTGATAATGGCAGGATCCTTGGTGACAACTGAAGCTATGGCATTTATTGTAAAACATGGAACTGGAATTGTATGTGTAAGTATGAAAGCAGAAGACCTAGAAAGGTTACAACTTCCTTTGATGGTAACACATAAGGAGAATGAGGAAAAACTTCGTACAGCATTCACAGTGTCAGTG GATGCGAAACGTGGTACGACCACAGGAGTATCAGCTCGTGATAGGGCAACAACAATATTGGCTCTTGCCTCTAGAGATTCAAAACCTGAAGATTTCAATCGTCCAGGTCATATCTTTCCTCTGAAGTACAGGGAGGGAGGCGTTCTGAAAAGAGCTGGACATACAGAAGCTTCTGTCGATCTTGCCACGTTGGCTGGGTTAGAACCAGCTGCTTTACTTTGTGAGGTTGTAGATGATGATGGTTCCATGGCTCGACTACCAAAGCTCCAACAGTTTGCAAAGAGAGAGAACTTGAAGATCATCTCTGTTGCTGATTTAATCAG GTataggaggaagagagagaggttggTGGAGAGGGCTTCTGCTGCTCCATTGCCGCTGAAGTGGGGCCCATTCACAGCATACTGTTATAAATCACTGCTAGATGGTATCGAGCATATTGCTATGGTTAAA GGTGCTATTGGGGATGGGCAGGACATTCTTGTACGGGTACACTCTGAGTGCCTCACTGGAGACATATTTGGGTCAGCTAGGTGCGACTGTGGGCGTCAGCTGGCACTTGCAATGAAGCAGATTGAAGCAGCTGGTAGGGGTGTGTTGGTTTACCTCCGTGGACATGAGGGAAGGGGCATTGGCTTGGGCCACAAACTTCGTGCCTACAATTTGCAGGATGATGGACGTGACACTGTGGAAGCTAATGAAGAGCTAGGATTGCCTGTTGATTCGAGAGAGTATGGGATTGGTGCTCAG ATATTGAGAGATCTGGGTGTTCGTACAATGAACTTGATGACTAACAATCCCGCAAAGTATGTTGGACTCAAAGGCTATGGTTTGTCAGTTGCGGGCAGGGTGCCGTTGTTAACCCCGATAACAATAGAGAACAAAAGATACTTGGAGACAAAACGTGCAAAAATGGGGCATATTTACAATCCTGAATTCATTAAAAATCTTAATGGCCGCCCAGGTGGAAAATCAATTCTTGATAAGCCATCAGAAGAAGATAACAATGATGATGTTAAGCCACCTGATGGAGTAGCTGAGTCATAA
- the LOC122081916 gene encoding bifunctional riboflavin biosynthesis protein RIBA 1, chloroplastic-like isoform X6, whose translation MNRIWITLQQGSLPSQRQSKTSAKMVIVVDDEDRENEGDLIMAGSLVTTEAMAFIVKHGTGIVCVSMKAEDLERLQLPLMVTHKENEEKLRTAFTVSVDAKRGTTTGVSARDRATTILALASRDSKPEDFNRPGHIFPLKYREGGVLKRAGHTEASVDLATLAGLEPAALLCEVVDDDGSMARLPKLQQFAKRENLKIISVADLIRYRRKRERLVERASAAPLPLKWGPFTAYCYKSLLDGIEHIAMVKGAIGDGQDILVRVHSECLTGDIFGSARCDCGRQLALAMKQIEAAGRGVLVYLRGHEGRGIGLGHKLRAYNLQDDGRDTVEANEELGLPVDSREYGIGAQILRDLGVRTMNLMTNNPAKYVGLKGYGLSVAGRVPLLTPITIENKRYLETKRAKMGHIYNPEFIKNLNGRPGGKSILDKPSEEDNNDDVKPPDGVAES comes from the exons ATGAACAGGATCTGGATCACCCTACAGCAGGGTTCTCTTCCATCCCAGAGGCAATCAAAGACATCAGCCAAG ATGGTCATTGTTGTAGATGATGAAGACagagaaaatgagggagatTTGATAATGGCAGGATCCTTGGTGACAACTGAAGCTATGGCATTTATTGTAAAACATGGAACTGGAATTGTATGTGTAAGTATGAAAGCAGAAGACCTAGAAAGGTTACAACTTCCTTTGATGGTAACACATAAGGAGAATGAGGAAAAACTTCGTACAGCATTCACAGTGTCAGTG GATGCGAAACGTGGTACGACCACAGGAGTATCAGCTCGTGATAGGGCAACAACAATATTGGCTCTTGCCTCTAGAGATTCAAAACCTGAAGATTTCAATCGTCCAGGTCATATCTTTCCTCTGAAGTACAGGGAGGGAGGCGTTCTGAAAAGAGCTGGACATACAGAAGCTTCTGTCGATCTTGCCACGTTGGCTGGGTTAGAACCAGCTGCTTTACTTTGTGAGGTTGTAGATGATGATGGTTCCATGGCTCGACTACCAAAGCTCCAACAGTTTGCAAAGAGAGAGAACTTGAAGATCATCTCTGTTGCTGATTTAATCAG GTataggaggaagagagagaggttggTGGAGAGGGCTTCTGCTGCTCCATTGCCGCTGAAGTGGGGCCCATTCACAGCATACTGTTATAAATCACTGCTAGATGGTATCGAGCATATTGCTATGGTTAAA GGTGCTATTGGGGATGGGCAGGACATTCTTGTACGGGTACACTCTGAGTGCCTCACTGGAGACATATTTGGGTCAGCTAGGTGCGACTGTGGGCGTCAGCTGGCACTTGCAATGAAGCAGATTGAAGCAGCTGGTAGGGGTGTGTTGGTTTACCTCCGTGGACATGAGGGAAGGGGCATTGGCTTGGGCCACAAACTTCGTGCCTACAATTTGCAGGATGATGGACGTGACACTGTGGAAGCTAATGAAGAGCTAGGATTGCCTGTTGATTCGAGAGAGTATGGGATTGGTGCTCAG ATATTGAGAGATCTGGGTGTTCGTACAATGAACTTGATGACTAACAATCCCGCAAAGTATGTTGGACTCAAAGGCTATGGTTTGTCAGTTGCGGGCAGGGTGCCGTTGTTAACCCCGATAACAATAGAGAACAAAAGATACTTGGAGACAAAACGTGCAAAAATGGGGCATATTTACAATCCTGAATTCATTAAAAATCTTAATGGCCGCCCAGGTGGAAAATCAATTCTTGATAAGCCATCAGAAGAAGATAACAATGATGATGTTAAGCCACCTGATGGAGTAGCTGAGTCATAA
- the LOC122081916 gene encoding bifunctional riboflavin biosynthesis protein RIBA 1, chloroplastic-like isoform X4, with protein MASIFNLSCFTRAFFCSQGYKNSNWINGLHFMNPFVMNVKTSNVALVNLSRSLCFSLKGNGEVRATLISGEDEQDLDHPTAGFSSIPEAIKDISQGKMVIVVDDEDRENEGDLIMAGSLVTTEAMAFIVKHGTGIVCVSMKAEDLERLQLPLMVTHKENEEKLRTAFTVSVDAKRGTTTGVSARDRATTILALASRDSKPEDFNRPGHIFPLKYREGGVLKRAGHTEASVDLATLAGLEPAALLCEVVDDDGSMARLPKLQQFAKRENLKIISVADLIRYRRKRERLVERASAAPLPLKWGPFTAYCYKSLLDGIEHIAMVKGAIGDGQDILVRVHSECLTGDIFGSARCDCGRQLALAMKQIEAAGRGVLVYLRGHEGRGIGLGHKLRAYNLQDDGRDTVEANEELGLPVDSREYGIGAQILRDLGVRTMNLMTNNPAKYVGLKGYGLSVAGRVPLLTPITIENKRYLETKRAKMGHIYNPEFIKNLNGRPGGKSILDKPSEEDNNDDVKPPDGVAES; from the exons GGGGTACAAAAACTCTAATTGGATcaatggattacactttatgaaTCCATTTGTCATGAATGTGAAGACATCAAATGTGGCCCTGGTGAATCTGAGTAGAAGCTTGTGCTTCAGTCTCAAGGGCAATGGTGAAGTAAGGGCTACATTGATTTCTGGAGAAG ATGAACAGGATCTGGATCACCCTACAGCAGGGTTCTCTTCCATCCCAGAGGCAATCAAAGACATCAGCCAAGGCAAG ATGGTCATTGTTGTAGATGATGAAGACagagaaaatgagggagatTTGATAATGGCAGGATCCTTGGTGACAACTGAAGCTATGGCATTTATTGTAAAACATGGAACTGGAATTGTATGTGTAAGTATGAAAGCAGAAGACCTAGAAAGGTTACAACTTCCTTTGATGGTAACACATAAGGAGAATGAGGAAAAACTTCGTACAGCATTCACAGTGTCAGTG GATGCGAAACGTGGTACGACCACAGGAGTATCAGCTCGTGATAGGGCAACAACAATATTGGCTCTTGCCTCTAGAGATTCAAAACCTGAAGATTTCAATCGTCCAGGTCATATCTTTCCTCTGAAGTACAGGGAGGGAGGCGTTCTGAAAAGAGCTGGACATACAGAAGCTTCTGTCGATCTTGCCACGTTGGCTGGGTTAGAACCAGCTGCTTTACTTTGTGAGGTTGTAGATGATGATGGTTCCATGGCTCGACTACCAAAGCTCCAACAGTTTGCAAAGAGAGAGAACTTGAAGATCATCTCTGTTGCTGATTTAATCAG GTataggaggaagagagagaggttggTGGAGAGGGCTTCTGCTGCTCCATTGCCGCTGAAGTGGGGCCCATTCACAGCATACTGTTATAAATCACTGCTAGATGGTATCGAGCATATTGCTATGGTTAAA GGTGCTATTGGGGATGGGCAGGACATTCTTGTACGGGTACACTCTGAGTGCCTCACTGGAGACATATTTGGGTCAGCTAGGTGCGACTGTGGGCGTCAGCTGGCACTTGCAATGAAGCAGATTGAAGCAGCTGGTAGGGGTGTGTTGGTTTACCTCCGTGGACATGAGGGAAGGGGCATTGGCTTGGGCCACAAACTTCGTGCCTACAATTTGCAGGATGATGGACGTGACACTGTGGAAGCTAATGAAGAGCTAGGATTGCCTGTTGATTCGAGAGAGTATGGGATTGGTGCTCAG ATATTGAGAGATCTGGGTGTTCGTACAATGAACTTGATGACTAACAATCCCGCAAAGTATGTTGGACTCAAAGGCTATGGTTTGTCAGTTGCGGGCAGGGTGCCGTTGTTAACCCCGATAACAATAGAGAACAAAAGATACTTGGAGACAAAACGTGCAAAAATGGGGCATATTTACAATCCTGAATTCATTAAAAATCTTAATGGCCGCCCAGGTGGAAAATCAATTCTTGATAAGCCATCAGAAGAAGATAACAATGATGATGTTAAGCCACCTGATGGAGTAGCTGAGTCATAA